A window of Sedimentibacter sp. MB31-C6 genomic DNA:
AGGTTTAATATTTCTTTTCATCATTTCTTTTGATATTTTTTCTATGAATTTAGGAGAATTTTGATAAACCATTTCCTCAAAATTTACTGACCCTGTTGTTAAAGCAGCACTTTCAGGATTTAATTTTAAACCTTGAGTCCTACTCTCATAATCTAATCCAGCTCTTCCACCTGTTGATAATTGTATAATTATTTTAGGACATACTTCCTTAATTTTTTCGACTATTTCTACATATCTCATAAAATCATGTGTTTTTCTTCCATCTTTATCTCTTGCATGAATATGAACAACTGAAGCACCAGCATTATAACACTCTTTTACATCATTTGCTATTTCCTCAGCCGTTATTGGTATATGAGGTGTATCAGCCTTAGTATATATCGAGCCTGTTGTCGCTACAGTTATTATTAATTTAGACAAAATCTCACCTCCTAAAATTGAACCGCAATGTTTATTCATAGCAATGACATTATTGGAAAAATAACTATGTCATTAATTATAAATATTTTTTTAATATATCAACCTTGTCTAGCTTTTCCCAAGGCAAATCTAAATCATCTCTTCCAAAGTGGCCATAAGCAGCTAATTGTTTGTATATTGGTCTTCTTAAGTTTAACTTTTCTATTATTGCAGCTGGCCTTAAATCGAAGTTATCTTTAATGGCTTTCTCTATTTTTTCTTCATCAATTTTATTTGTTCCAAAAGTATCGACCATTATTGAAACTGGTTTTGCAACTCCAATAGCATAGGCAAGCTCAACTTCACATTTATCTGCTAGGCCTGCTGCAACAATGTTTTTTGCAATGTATCTTGATGCATATGCAGCTGAACGGTCTACCTTTGTTGGATCCTTGCCTGAGAATGCTCCACCACCATGTCTTGAATATCCTCCATAAGTATCAACAATAATTTTTCTTCCAGTCAATCCTGAATCCCCTTGAGGGCCTCCAATAACAAATCTACCTGTAGGATTGATAAAATATTTTGTATTCTCATCGATTAATTCAGCTGGTACTGTTGTTTTTATTACATGCTCCTTTAAGTCTTTTTCAATAGTGCTTATTTCAATTTCAGGGTCATGTTGAGTTGAAATTACAATGGCATCTACTCTAACAGGTTTATTATCATGATACTCAATGGTAACCTGTGTCTTTCCATCAGGTCTTAAATAACCCAAAATACCATTTTTTCTTACTTTTGAAAGTTTTAGAGATAATTTATGTGCCAAACTGATAGGCATAGGCATAAATTCAGGTGTTTCATTACATGCAAACCCAAACATCATACCTTGATCTCCAGCTCCTGTTGCATCGTTTTTGTCTAAATGAGTTTCTCTATACTCTGCCGCTTCGTTTACTCCCATAGCAATATCTGATGATTGTTCATCAATTGCAGTTAATACAGAACAAGTTTTGTAATCAAAGCCATACTCCGCATCTGTATAACCAATATCCTTTATAGTATTCCTAACTATTTTAGGAATATCTATATAGCAATTAGTGCTAATTTCTCCTGCTACTAATACAAGACCAGTTGTTGTTACAGTTTCACATGCAACTCTACCAAATGGATCTTGTTCATAAATAGCATCTAATATTCCATCAGATATTTGATCACAAATTTTATCAGGATGTCCTTCTGTTACAGACTCTGATGTAAATAACCATTTTTTCATTTTATGATCCTTTCTATACTTTACTTTTCTTTTCATTGTGAAAGCATAATGACTAATTTATATAGTTTAAAAAATAAAAACCTCTTCCATAGAAGAGGTTCTATCTACATATATAGCCTCATCTTTCGGAAATCCGCGGGATTTGGCACCTTGAATAAATCAGGCTGCCGGGTTTCATTGGGCCTCGTCCCTCCACCACTCTTGATAAGGATTGTTACAATTCATAATATCATATAGATTTTTTTATGTCAATAGCTGAACTTTAAATATTTTTGGAACTTAAATCCTTTTAAAACGTCTAAATAAAAGCGTATATTACAATCCTTACATTTCTATAATTTACTATATTAATTAAATAAATACATGTTAATTTATACTTTATATGTGGTATAATGGACAAGCATAAATTTAAATACATAAATACAGAAGGGAATGATTAATTTGTTTATAAAAAAAATTGCAGCTATTTCTGCTACTATGATTCTATTATTAACATCATCAGTATTCGGCAGCGACTTATACACTGTTTATGATTTATCTGAGGAAACTAGACTCTCTACGGGTATTACATATGAAAGAATTGAAAAATACACTTCTCAAGGGTGGATGAACATAAATGTTGTTCGCACAAACCTAACAGACCCGTATACAAAAGTAGAACCTGTAACAAATAAAGAAGGTGTATCTAACAGGGGAACATTAAGTTCTATGTTAAAATCATCTGGAGCTGTAGCAGGTGTTAATGGAGACTTTTTTTACATGGGAAATCCAACTTATACATATGGACCAATAATTAAGGACGGGGAAATTATCACATCTCCTCTACCTTACAGTTATGGATACCCATCAGTAACAAGATTATTGGATGGTACAGTGGATATATCACTTTGGAATCCTAATATTACACTTTATGGCTCAGATGATATTCAATATGATATTGTTGTTATGAATAAAACTTCTAATATTGATTGGGGCCCAACTATACTAACTTCTGATTGGAATAAAATGTCTCCTGGTTATAGCGGAGATAAAGATATATTAGAAGTAGTTGTAGTAAACAATACAGTGTCAGAAGTAAGGAGAAATCAACCTTCAACTATAATTCCAGAAGAAGGTTACATCGTTGCAAGTTGTAATCCTGACACAATAGAAAAAATGACAAATTCCTTTAAATCTGGGCAGCCAGTTTCATTGAATATTGAATTAGATTTTAACACTGAAAACATAGACTGGTCTTTTGGTGGGTTAAATCATCTAGTTAAAAATGGTGAAATAAATGATATTAGTGATGAAGTACTCGGTGCTCATCCTCGTACTGCAATAGGTTTTAATAAAGACAATACAGAAATGATTTTAGTAACTGTTGATGGAAGAAATAAGGAATATACAAGTATAAAACAAACAGAACTAGCTCAAATTATGGTTGATTTAGGTGCTTACAATGTTGTCAACATGGACGGAGGAGGATCTACAACTATGGGTATTGATTTCCTTAAAAATTCTAACATCACTATTGTAAATATGCCATCAGATGGATATGAAAGAAAAATCGCTTCAGGTGTTGGAGTTTTCAATACCGCACCAGATAGTAACAATGTTGACAAAATTAATATAACTACTTCAAATAATAAAGTTTTTAACAATACAGAGCTTGAATTAGATTTGGAATTTTTGAATGAATACTATACACCATTGGACATTGATAAAAGCAATGTTAGTTATTCTGTTACTCCTTCAACTGCAGGTGTAATTGAGAACAATAAATTTCTTCCGAAAAACCCAGGTAAAGCTTTAATAACAGCTTCTATAGGAGATACTAAAGGTGAAATAGAAATAGACGTAATAGATACACCCGTTGCTTTAAAATTTAATTCAGACAACCTAGTCTTAAATTATGGAGAAACACATAATTTAAATAACATTCTTGGTATTGACAAAAATGGTAATTCAGCTTATATTCCATCAGAGTATATTAATTATACTTATAGAAATAAGATAGGTAAAGTAGAAGATGGAATTTTCACTGCAGGTGATATTAATAATACTGGAGCTATAACCGCAACATTTGGCAGTGCGATTAAAAATATTCAAGTCAAAGTAGGTTACCGCTATGAAACTTTAAATAGATTTGAAAATTTAAATAACCTTAAATTAAATCTCTATCCTGAAGATTCCAAAGGAAATATATCTATTACAGATAATATTGTAAAAGAAGGAGCCAATGCATTAAAACTAGATTATGATTTCACTGATATGACTGACCAAAGTATTGCATTTGTTGATTTTGGAAAAGACGGAGAAGGCATTAAACTCGATGGTAAACCAAAAGCTATCGGAATGTGGGTTTATGGTGATGGTAAGGATCATTGGCTAAGATGCAGAGTTACTGACTCTTATGGCACACAAACTAAGATTACCTTCGAAGATGAGGTTAATTGGACTGGATGGAAGTGGGTTACAGCAGATATTCCTGATGGCATTGCATATCCTATTACCTTAAATAATATATACCTTGCTGAAATCAATGAAACAAGGAAAGATACAGGAACAATATATATAGATAATTTGAGACTTATGCATGAACCAAGAGATAAAAACCTTGGATTGAAAACAGAAACAGAATTTATCGATCCACTAAAAGTTAGTAATATTTCAAATTATTCAGAAAAATTGACTATAAAAGAAAATGATATAGTATTAACTGATTCTAATGGAAATTCTATAAGCAGTGATAATATATTGTATTTTGATGCCATTGTAACCAGTGGAACATTAAATGCGTCAAACACTGTAATGTGGAATAATATTAAGAGCATGCCAAATTATGAAGACAAGGTCATTATCCTTACAATGAATAATAGCCTTCAACAAATTAGTGATGAAAGAGAAATTAAAATTTTGAAGAACATTCTTGAACAAACATCAATAAATAACGATGTGTTTGTTGTTTGGCAAGGAGAAAATGAATCTACTTATTTAGAAAATAATATTAGATATATAAAGTATGATAGCAATTTTGAAATTGGTTTAACAAAAAATGGTGTTGCTTATACTAATTAAAGTCTTAGTGCCTTTCGAGGCACTTTTTATTGTAATATTATTCAGTTTTTCTTGTAATTTTATTTTTTTCTGATAAAATATCTTTGTAATATATTTTAGGAGGATCGTTATGAGTTTATATAAAGAATGGAATGAAATCTTAGAAGGTATTTCTACTCAAGAAGATTATCAAAAATTTTGGAAAGAATACATGGGAAAAGAAGCAGAATGTTATAGAAAAATACTAGAAGAAAAAAATCCAGTTATTGAAGGTAATATAAAAAATTTAGCTGAAAATAACAACATGACTAGTATGCAATTTGTAGGTTTCTTAGATGGTGCAAATACAAGTTTTAAGGAATCTATAAATTTAGAAGATTTAACAGAAGAATCGGAAATAAAGTTAGAACTTGATTTTGAGAAGTTATTATGGAATATGCACGATGCAAAAGCTGAATGGCTATATGATATGAATGAATGGAATAATATATTTGACGATGACAAAAGAAAACAGATAAAAAAAGACTATAACCGTTCTAAAATAGTCGTTAAAGGTGAAAAAATAGGTAGAAATGATCCATGTCCTTGTGGTTCAGGAAAAAAATATAAAAAATGTTGCGGTAAATAAACAGCAACAAGAAAAGAAGGGGAAATTATGAATAAAACAAGAGGATTAATTTATGCAATTTTAGCTGGTTTTATTTACGGATTTACTCCTATTTTAGGAAAATTATCATATATGGAGGGAAGCAACACATTATCACTAACCTTTTATAGAAGTCTTCTTTCCATTCCTTTTATTTTTGGAATTTTAAAATATAAGAAAATTCCCCTAGCTATAACAAAGCAAGAAATTAAAAAATTAGCTATCTTAAGTTCCCTTGGCCCTTCTTTGACTGCTATCACACTTTATGGTGCCTATAATTATATATCTGTAGGAATGACTACTACAATACATTATATTTATCCTGTTTTAGTTGCTGCCGTTTCTGTGATTATATTTAAAGAGAAAATAAGTAAAGAAAAAATATTAGCCTTAGTTCTATCAACTATTGGAGTTGCTTTATTTTTCGAAGGCAGCTTTAGTATAGTAGGAGTAATATTGGCATTATTGTCAGGGGTAATATATGGCGCTCACCTTCTTTACATTGATAAAAGTGGTTTAAATGCGATGTATCCATTTAAAATTTCTTTATTCCTTAGCGCCTTTGCATCAATATATATGTTTATATTTGGAATGATATCTAAAACCTTAGTATTTAATATGTCTATAAAAGGTTGGATATACACACTCTTAGTTTCAATCTTTGTTTCTGTATTAGCTAATACATTAATCACTATGGCTGTAAAAAATGTTGGTCCTACTGTAACTGCAATTGTTGGAATGTTCGAACCTATTACAAGCATATTATTAGGTATTATTTTATTAAATGAACCCTTTACATTAAAAAACATATTTGCATGCATTCTCATATTAACAGGAGTATTAATAATAACATTAATAAAAGAAGAAAAAGTTAAAATAAAAACAGTTCTTTCAAAATAAGATGCACTGGGGACTGTCCCCAGTGCATCTTTTTAGATGTTTTTAATTTCGTCATAAACTTCTTTTATTGATACCTTGTTTTTAAGTGCTGCTTTTTTTATATCTTCATATTCCCCGCTGAATTTTATGATATCTCCATATACAACCTTTTTTACGTGAATATCACCAAATTTAGTGTTTATAAGTTCGTAACTTCTTTCCATAGTAGTTCTCTCAACTTTAATTTTTCTTATACCAATAGTTGAGGTTTCCGAAAGCACTATTCTTTCTAAAGTATCTAAATCTTCTTCTTGAGCTATAAATGTAAGTTTAACAGCAGGACGACATTTCTTCATGTAAATAGGAGTAAAGAAAACATCTAATGCCCCAGCTTCAAATAATCTTTCCATAACATACCCCAACACCTCTCCAGTTGTATCATCTATATTTGTTTCTGCTAATATTATACTGTTTAAATTAGTTTTTTTTTTCCTAAAACAAGCCTTAATAAATTAGGAATTTCAAAGTCTTTATAACCTGCACCATAACCTATCTTATCAATTTCCATATCTGGTTGTTCACTATATTCTTGTGCTAATGCTGCAACAATTGCAGCTCCCGTAGGTGTTACAAGTTCTCCTTGAATACCCTTAGAATATATTGGAATACTAGCATTCTTAATAATTTCTAAAGTTGCTGGCGCTGGTACTGGCATTAATCCATGCTGACATTTTACAAATCCTGTTCCTACATGAAGCTTTGAAGCAACTACTTTTTCTATATTTAACATATCAATACAAATAGCAGTTCCTATAATATCTACAATTGAATCAATAGCCCCTACTTCATGAAAGTGAACTTGGTCAATAGGTTTTCCATGAACTTTAGATTCAGCTTCTGCTACATAAATAAATATTTTTTTTGAGAGCTTTTTAACTTTATCAGAAAGTTGGCTATCCTCAATAATTTTCTCAATATCATGTAAATTTCTATGTTCATGTGAATGGTGATGGTGATGTTCATGTGAATGATGCTCATCTTCTAATATTACATCAAAATAAGTACCTTCAATACCATTTTTAACTTTTTTACTTACTTCTATGTGATACCCTTCTACATTTAATTTTTTCAACTCATTAATTAGTTCATTTTCATTTATACCTAAATCCAATAAACCACCTATTATCATATTTCCGCTTATACCAGAAAAACAATCCATATATAATATATTCATTTTATTTTTCTCCATTCATTTTATTTATCATACTCGCTAGATATCCCGCACCAAATCCATTATCTATATTTACAACACTAGTCCCTGATGCACAGGAGTTCAGCATTGCTAACAATGCAGCTACTCCATTAAAACTAGCTCCATAACCAACGCTTGTAGGAACTGCTATAACTGGTACGTCAACAAGACCTCCAACAACACTGGCTATTGCTCCTTCCATTCCAGCTGCAGCAATTATTACATTGGCAGAATAAATAACATCCAATTTAGAAAGTAATCTATGGATACCTGCTACACCAACATCGTAAAGCCTTTCAACTTTATTCCCTAAAACTTCTGCAGTTATAGCTGCTTCTTCTGCAACAGGAATATCTGCGGTGCCTCCAGTAACCACTAATATAGAATTTTCAGTTTTTATTATTTCTTTTCTTCTTATTATTATGATTCTCGCTAAATCATAATATATTGCATTATCTGTAATTTTACAAACACTTTCATAAACTTCCTTGCTGGCTCTTGTTGCTAAAATATTATTTTCACCCATAGCTAACATCTTAGTAATAATTCCGTTAATATGGTCTAGTGACTTGCCTTGACAAAATATTACCTCTGGATATCCATTACGTAAAGCTCTATGGTTATCAATTTTAGCGTAGTTGCCTATTTCAGTAAAAGGTAATTCTTTAAGTTTTTCTACAGCTGTATCAATTGTTACTTCCTCATTCTTTACTTTATTCAATAATTCTTTTAAATCATTTTTATTCATTATTTTATATCCCACTCATCCTTAGTATTTTGACTTACTTCTTCATTCATACTTCCAATTCTGTAACCTTGTAAATCCAAAGTGACAAAATTAAATCCTTCTTTCTTAAAGAATTCAACTACAGTTTCCCTATCCTTTTCTATAAATTTAGCAAAGTCCTCTTTTTTCAATTCTATTCTTGCTAAATTTCCATGGTATCTCACTCTAAAACCAGTATATCCTAAATCAAGGAGATAATTTTCACAATTTTCTACCATTTTTAAATTTTCCTTAGTAATTCGTGTACCATAGGGAATTCTAGATGCAAGGCAAGCCATAGAAGGCTTATTCCAAGTTGGGACATTTAGTTTTTTAGAAAGAACACGTATCTCTTCCTTGCTTAGTCCTGCTTCTTTTAAAGGACTCCTTACACCAAGTTCTTTAAGTGCTTTCATGCCAGGCCTAAAATCTGAAGTATCATCAGCATTAGTTCCATCGACAACAAATTTATATCCATTTTTGTTTGCTGTATCTATAATTAATGTAAAAACAGCTTTCTTACAATGATAACATCTGTCTGGTTCATTTGCTACTAAACCTTTTATTCCCCATTCATCACCAATAATTGGAATAAACTTAGCCTTTAATATTTTAGCCAATTCTTCAGTTTCATAAGTATCTCTTTTAGGATACATTGATGCACTTACATTTATTCCAACTGCATTCTCATTTAATACTTCATTTGCAACAGCTAACAAAAATGTGCTATCAACCCCTCCTGAAAATGCTACTGCAACACTACCCATCTCTTTAAGTATACTTCTTAATTTATTATATTTTTGTTCCATTATTATACTCCTCAAATTATATATTATTGATTTCTTCTAAGTTTACTACTCTTGTACATACTCTGCTTGCCAATGCTTTATTATGTGTTATTATAACCATTCCAATATTTCTTTCTTCACATATTTTTATTAAAGAATTCCAAATTTGTGCTTGAGTTATTCCATCAAGCATTGCAGTTATTTCATCAGCAATTATAAATTTGGTATCCTTTGTTATAGATCTTGCTATTGAAAACCTTTGAAGTTCTCCTCCAGACAACTCATTAGGATACCTGTCTAGCCATATATCCTTGATACCTAAAATTTCTATAAGATTATAATTTATCTTACCATTTTCTGTTAAAGCTTTTTTCATTCTCCACCTAGGATTAATAGTTTCCTCTGGATGTTGATATATTAACTGAACAGGATAATATTCTTTATTTAAAATTTCTTTGTTATCTATAACAACATTACCCCATGATGGCATAACATGACCTGCCAATATTTTTGCAAATGTACTTTTTCCATAACCACTTTTTGCTACTAATCCAACTCTTTCATTTGAAGATACGTTAAAATCCACATTTTTCAAAATATATGAACTATTGTTATATTTAAACCCAATATTTTTAGCTTCTAAAATCATAATTACATTTCACCATTTCATCATTAAATTTCTTCATTTCTACATTTTTATCACAAATTGCTTCTTTATAATTACATCTATCCCGGAAAACACATCCTATATCACCTATTTTAGGTATAGGCTGGTAACCTTCTATTGGCTTAAATTCATTTGTAGGTAAAGAATTATATAATGCTTTCGTATATGGATGCCTTAAGTAACTTACACCTTTATTAAAATATTTAGCTTTAGTCAACTCAAGTATATGTCCTGCATAAAATATAGCGATCTTATCTGAATAATTAATAGCTAACTCTATATCATGGGTTATTAATACAACTGCTTTATTTTCGTCTGCAAAATTTCTAAAATAGTTCATTGTCTTTTTAGCAGATTCAACATCAAGTCCTGGAGTAGGTTCATCGGCTATTATGAGACTCGGCTCTTTTATAACAGAAGTAGAAATTAAAACCCTCCTTGCCATGCCACCAGATAGTTGAAATGGGTATAACTTTTCAGAATTTTCACATAAATCATATTGTTCAAATATTTTACGTTGTTTTTTCTTAATTTCCTTATCATTTATGCAGTTTCTAACCTGTTTACCAACTTTTATTAATGGATCAAGGCATGAAATGCTCTGTGGAATATATGTTATTTCATTCCCTCTTAAAGATTTCAATAATTTTGAATCAATTAATTTACCATCATAATATATATCACCATCTACTACTGCGTTACTAGGAAGTAATCCTAATATTGCTTCTGCTAATATACTCTTTCCACTTCCGCTAGCTCCTACTATAGTTAATATTTCCCCTGGATATGCCATTATAGATAAATCATTTATAACTAAATTATCATTATTTTTTATTTTATTATCATTCATTCTAAATTGAACTGATAGATTATTTATTTCTAATAAAGGTTTCATATTTTTCTTCCAATCTATTTAAAACTTTACTCACTCTCTTGCAAAATTAGGATTAAGAAGTAAAGATAAATTTTCTCCTAATTTGTTTATAAGTAATACTAAAACTACTAATGAAAGGCCAGGAAAAAAAGCTAAATGCCACATCCCCGTAACTAAATATTTCATACTTTCAGATAATATAATACCTATTGCTGCTGACTCTGGAGATAATCCAAACCCTAAAAATGTTACAGATGCCTCATGAAGTATAGCATGTGGAAACATTAATATAAGCCCTACAATAAACTGAGGAAAAACTATAGGAATCATGTGATTTTTAAAAATATACCAACCATTTTTACCAAACCTTCTAGATACCATTACATATTTATTGCTTCTAACCTGTAATACTTCACTACGAACTATTCGTGCAAGTGATGTCCAATGAGTTACCGCAACACCAATCAATACACCTTTTGCACCTCTACCGCTTAATACAGAAATTAATATTATCAAAATAATATGAGGTATTCCCATAACTAAGTCAATTGCTAATTTCGCTATAAAGTCAACCCATTTTGGCATAGTCCCTGCCAATCCACCTATTATCAATGCAATTATACAACTAATTAATGATGCAATGGACCCTATAACTAAACTATTTCTTAAACCTTTTATAGTCCTTAAAAACATATCTCTTCCTAACCAATCAGTACCAAAGGGATGTTCTAAAGAAGGTAATTGATTTTTAATTTCAAACTGAGGTGACAACATTTCATCTGTAATTAAAGTTCCAAAAACCATTATTAATATTATAATAACTAATATTGCAATAAGTATAACTTTACTTTTATCTCTCCTGCCCAATTAAACTTTCTCCTCTCTAATCATAGGGTTCATAGCCATATGAAGAATGTCTGCAATAAAGTTTCCCATAAATACAAATATAGCCGTTATAATCGTAGTACCTAATAATAAAGGTATATCGCCCCCTAATCCTGCCTGTACAACTGTAGAGCCAAGTCCAGGATAAGAAAAAACACTTTCTGCCAATACACTGCCACCAAATATTTCACTAAATGATCCAAACTGTATAGTAACTGCAGGCAAAACAGTATTTTTAAAAATATGATTCTTAAGGATAGATTTCTCACTTTCTCCCTTAGCTATAGCAAATAAAACATAATCACTTTGTAAAACTTCTATAGTTTTGCTTCTTGTATGCATAGCAACATTAGGAACAAAAACCAAAGTTAAAGTAATTATAGGTAGAATTGCATGATGTATTTTTTCAAGAATATTAATATTATCAGTGGTTATCCCAATTGGAACACTAAATCCAATAGGAAAAATTTTAAGTTTCACTGAAAATATTATGAGCATAAGTATCCCAACCCAAAATGTTGGTGTAGCTGTAAAAGTTATACAAATTGATTTAATTATTTTATCTAAAAGTGAATCTCTGTATTTACCCATTATTAAACCTAAAATATATCCCACCATACCTGAAAGTATAAAGGCAGATACCATTAAAAATAATGAATTAATTGCCCTTTCACTAATAACAGAAATAACACTTTTTCTAAAAATAAGTGATTCACCTAAATCACCTTTAAGTAAATTAGATGACCAATTTATAAATCTATCGATTTTTGATTCGTCTAAACCCCAATACTTTTCAATTTCTCCTCTTTGCTCTATACTAACTGTATTGCCTTCCCCAATATATTGTCTTATAGGGTCAATTGGGGAATTTACTACCAAAGTAAAGGTTACAATACAAACTAAAATAATCAAAATAATCATTCTGGAGAAATTAAACATTATATATTTAAAAATATTCATCTGATTTTCCTATCTTTATCTTTTACTTAATCCATTTCCAATCTCTTAAGTTTGCAGCAAGAGGCCATGCATGTCCATGAGGATGTATTTTTTGCTGTCCAACATCTAATCCCTCTTTTACATAATATAGATGGTCTATATTTACTAACCAAACCCATGGACTATCTCCAAGGGTTGATGTTCCTGTTTTTCCATCCCACTGCGCCTTTTTCCACAATTCATTAGCAATTTGTGAATCAGTTGCTTCTAATGCCTGTTCCATATATTTATCAACAATTTCATTAGAATAATTCTCTGGATTATAATAATCTACGCCTTTATTACTGCTGTGATAAAGCATATATGTTTCCATTGGAGTTTGATCACCCCAACCCATTAATACTGGATCTCTAAACATACGCTTATCTATTTCATCCCAACTTAAACCTTCAACTTTTATAGATATTCCTAAATCTTTAGCTTGATTCGAAGCAGACAATGCGAGACCTTGTCTAACAGAATCTCCAGCTGCATAAATCAAAGAAAATTCAGCCTTTAATCCATCTTTTTCTCTTATACCGTCATTATCGCTATCAATCCAACCAGTTTCTTCTAATATACTTTTAGCATTCTCTATATCATATTCAATTATACAATCCTCATTAAACCAAGGCATATTGTCAGCCTCTGTATAAGCAGGAACACCATATCCACTTAATACATCCTCAATCATTTTATTTCTATCGAGCCCATAAGATAATGCTCTTCTTATTGCTATATCAGATGTAACATCATTCCCTATAGGATAACCTTCTGAAGTAGTTTTTCCCTCATTAGAAACCACAGGAAGTGTTATACCTCTATTATCAATAGTATCTGCACTATATAAATTCATTCCTTCAATTTCAACACTTGACATGCTTGGAACTGTCATTGCTACATCTAAAGTACCTGTCTGTGCTGCTATTAAAGCTGCATCTTCTTCCATAAATAAAATAACTACCTTTTTCATTTCAGGGATATTTCCATAATACTCTTCATTAGCCTCAAGTATTAATTGCTGGCCTTTGTCCCATTGAACAAATTTAAAAGGTCCACTACCAATTGGTTTTTCACCGTATTCATTATCGTATACATGTTCTGGAACAATTCCAGTTTTAGATATACTATAAATAAAAGCTGACTCTGGTCTTGATAATTTCATTTGTACAGTAAATTCATCCACCGCCTTTATTGATTCCAACACAGTTAAATCAACAATAGAATTACTTTCTTTTGCCTTTTCATATGTAAACACTACATCATCGGCAGTTACTAATTCTCCATCTGTAAAATAAGCATTTTCTCTTAAATTAAATGTCCAAGTTAAAGAGTCATCACTTATAGTATAATCAGTTGCCAAATCCCCTACGATTTCCATATTCG
This region includes:
- a CDS encoding ABC transporter substrate-binding protein, which gives rise to MKKNYLLLILSIVIMLLSVTSCSNDSGDLTNVVNENETKDTIVMAIGSEPDEGFNPIYGWGRYGSPLIQSTLVETNANMEIVGDLATDYTISDDSLTWTFNLRENAYFTDGELVTADDVVFTYEKAKESNSIVDLTVLESIKAVDEFTVQMKLSRPESAFIYSISKTGIVPEHVYDNEYGEKPIGSGPFKFVQWDKGQQLILEANEEYYGNIPEMKKVVILFMEEDAALIAAQTGTLDVAMTVPSMSSVEIEGMNLYSADTIDNRGITLPVVSNEGKTTSEGYPIGNDVTSDIAIRRALSYGLDRNKMIEDVLSGYGVPAYTEADNMPWFNEDCIIEYDIENAKSILEETGWIDSDNDGIREKDGLKAEFSLIYAAGDSVRQGLALSASNQAKDLGISIKVEGLSWDEIDKRMFRDPVLMGWGDQTPMETYMLYHSSNKGVDYYNPENYSNEIVDKYMEQALEATDSQIANELWKKAQWDGKTGTSTLGDSPWVWLVNIDHLYYVKEGLDVGQQKIHPHGHAWPLAANLRDWKWIK